From Equus przewalskii isolate Varuska chromosome 17, EquPr2, whole genome shotgun sequence, the proteins below share one genomic window:
- the MAIP1 gene encoding m-AAA protease-interacting protein 1, mitochondrial, with the protein MALAVRLLPRLLLSRPVPGGATRPRPPGAAGLCCCCRRLLGSGAAPSPRGPGAPAAWALSARRPRPPPLWAQGRAAALSALPACPGRSYSTEERPQPRQKTKMIILGFSNPINWVRTRIYAFLIWAYFDREFSIAEFSEGAKQAFAHVSKLLSQCKFDLLEEFVAKEVLHVLKEKVTSLPDNHKNALAADIDEIVYTSTGDISIYYDEKGRKFVNILMCFWYLTSASIPSETISGASVFQVKLGDQNVETKQLLSASYEFQREFTQGVKPDWTIARIEHRKLLE; encoded by the exons ATGGCGCTCGCCGTTCGGCTGCTGCCCCGGTTGCTGCTCTCTCGGCCTGTGCCCGGCGGGGCGACCCGACCCCGGCCTCCGGGTGCGGCTGGACTTTGCTGCTGCTGCCGTCGCCTCCTGGGCTCGGGCGCGGCCCCGTCTCCTCGCGGCCCTGGGGCCCCGGCGGCCTGGGCGCTGTCTGCCCGGCGACCCCGGCCTCCCCCGCTCTGGGCTCAGGGACGCGCCGCGGCGCTCTCCGCGCTCCCCGCGTGCCCCGGGCGCAGCTACAGCACCGAGGAGCGGCCGCAGCCGCGCCAGAAGACCAAGATGATCATCCTGGGCTTCTCCAACCCCATCAATTGGGTGCGGACTCGAATTTACGCCTTCCTTATCTGGGCCTATTTCGACCGGGAGTTCAGCATCGCAGAGTTCTCGGAGGGAGCGAAGCAG gcttttgctCATGTGTCCAAGTTGCTGTCACAATGTAAATTCGATCTATTGGAAGAATTTGTGGCCAAAGAg GTGCTACatgtgttgaaagaaaaggtGACGTCCCTACCTGACAACCATAAGAATGCCCTTGCTGCTGACATCGATGAAATCGTGTACACGTCCACAGGAGACATCTCCATCTACTACGATGAGAAAG GAAGGAAGTTTGTTAACATCCTGATGTGCTTTTGGTATCTAACCAGTGCCAGCATCCCCAGTGAAACGATAAGTGGAGCCAGTGTGTTCCAGGTTAAGTTGGGGGATCAGAACGTGGAAACTAAACAACTTCTTAGTGCAAGCTACGA atttcAGAGGGAGTTTACACAAGGAGTAAAGCCTGACTGGACCATTGCACGGATTGAACACCGAAAGTTATTAGAataa